A part of Lagopus muta isolate bLagMut1 chromosome 26, bLagMut1 primary, whole genome shotgun sequence genomic DNA contains:
- the UPF1 gene encoding regulator of nonsense transcripts 1 isoform X1: MSVEAYGPSSQTLTFLDTEEAELLGADTQGSEFEFTDFTLPSQTQTPPGAGQAGPGQAQGAPGAGQGPAGPIEAQVNGPDGILQNGAVDDNVAKTSQLLAELNFEEDEEDTYYTKDLPVHACSYCGIHDPACVVYCNTSKKWFCNGRGNTSGSHIVNHLVRAKCKEVTLHKDGPLGETVLECYNCGCRNVFLLGFIPAKADSVVVLLCRQPCASQSSLKDINWDSSQWQPLIQDRCFLSWLVKIPSEQEQLRARQITAQQINKLEELWKENPSATLEDLEKPGVDEEPQHVLLRYEDAYQYQNIFGPLVKLEADYDKKLKESQTQDNITVRWDLGLNKKRIAYFTLPKTDSDMRLMQGDEICLRYKGDLAPLWKGIGHVIKVPDSSTDYGDEIAIELRSSVGAPVEVTHNFQVDFVWKSTSFDRMQSALKTFAVDETSVSGYIYHKLLGHEVEDVIIKCQLPKRFTAQGLPDLNHSQVYAVKTVLQRPLSLIQGPPGTGKTVTSATIVYHLARQGNGPVLVCAPSNIAVDQLTEKIHQTGLKVVRLCAKSREAIDSPVSFLALHNQIRNMDSMPELQKLQQLKDETGELSSADEKRYRALKRTAERELLMNADVICCTCVGAGDPRLAKMQFRSILIDESTQATEPECMVPVVLGAKQLILVGDHCQLGPVVMCKKAAKAGLSQSLFERLVVLGIRPIRLQVQYRMHPALSAFPSNIFYEGSLQNGVTAADRVKKGFDFQWPQPDKPMFFYVTQGQEEIASSGTSYLNRTEAANVEKITTKLLKAGAKPDQIGIITPYEGQRSYLVQYMQFSGSLHTKLYQEVEIASVDAFQGREKDFIILSCVRANEHQGIGFLNDPRRLNVALTRARYGVIIVGNPKALSKQPLWNHLLNYYKEQKVLVEGPLNNLRESLMQFSKPRKLVNTINPGARFMTTAMYDAREAIIPGSVYDRSSQGRPSNMYFQTHDQIGMISAGPSHVTAMNIPIPFNLVMPPMPPPGYFGQANGPAAGRGAPKGKTGRGGRQKNRFGIPGTSQSNLPNSQASQDVVSQPFSQGPLTQGYISMSQPSQMSQPGLSQPELSQDSYLGDEFKSQIDVALSQDSTYQGERAYQHGGVTGLSQY, translated from the exons ATGAGCGTGGAAGCGTACGGCCCCAGCTCGCAGACCCTCACCTTCCTGGACACGGAGGAGGCCGAGCTGCTCGGCGCCGACACGCAGGGCTCCGAGTTCGAGTTCACCGACTTCACCCTCCCCAGCCAGACCCAAACCCCGCCCGGAGCCGGGCAGGCGGGGCCCGGCCAGGCCCAAGGCGCTCCGGGAGCGGGACAGGGCCCTGCAGGCCCCATCGAGGCCCAG GTTAATGGACCTGATGGCATTCTGCAGAACGGAGCAGTGGATGATAACGTCGCTAAAACCAGCCAGCTTCTGGCAGAGCTGAACtttgaagaagatgaagaagataCTTACTATACAAAGGATCTTCCCGTGCATGCTTGCAG TTACTGTGGTATCCATGACCCTGCCTGCGTGGTTTACTGCAACACCAGCAAAAAGTGGTTCTGTAATGGGCGTGGAAATACATCTGGCAG CCACATCGTCAACCATCTGGTGAGAGCGAAGTGCAAGGAGGTGACTCTCCATAAAGATGGGCCTCTAGGAGAGACTGTCCTGGAATGTTACAACTGCGGGTGTCGTAATGTGTTTCTCCTTGGCTTTATTCCAGCTAAGGCAGACTCTGTGGTTGTTTTGCTGTGCAG GCAGCCATGTGCAAGTCAGAGCAGTTTAAAGGATATTAACTGGGACAGTTCACAGTGGCAGCCTCTTATCCAAGATCGCTGTTTCCTCTCGTGGCTGGTAAAGATTCCAtctgagcaggagcagctgagagcacGTCAGATTACAGCTCAGCAGATCAACAAACTGGAAGAACTCTGGAAG GAAAATCCATCTGCAACCCTTGAGGACTTAGAGAAGCCTGGTGTTGATGAAGAGCCACAGCACGTCCTGCTTAGATACGAAGATGCTTATCAATACCAAAATATATTTGGTCCTCTAGTCAAGCTTGAGGCAGACTATGACAAGAAGCTTAAGGAGTCTCAG ACCCAAGATAACATCACAGTCAGATGGGACCTGGGCTTGAATAAGAAAAGAATTGCTTATTTCACTCTGCCAAAGACTGATTCAG ATATGCGTCTTATGCAAGGAGATGAGATCTGCTTGAGGTACAAAGGAGACCTGGCCCCTCTGTGGAAAGGAATCGGCCATGTCATCAAAGTTCCTGATA GTTCTACAGATTATGGTGATGAGATTGCCATCGAGCTGAGGAGCAGCGTTGGAGCCCCCGTGGAGGTTACTCATAACTTCCAAGTGGATTTTGTGTGGAAGTCTACTTCATTTGACAG AATGCagagtgctttaaaaacatttgctgtGGATGAGACTTCGGTGTCAGGATACATCTATCACAAACTGTTGGGCCACGAGGTGGAAGATGTAATTATTAAATGCCAGTTGCCAAAGCGCTTTACAGCACAAGGACTTCCTGATCTCAACCATTCTCAG GTTTATGCTGTGAAGACCGTCCTGCAGCGTCCTCTGAGCCTTATCCAGGGTCCCCCTGGTACTGGAAAAACAGTGACATCAGCTACCATTGTCTATCATCTGGCTAGACAGGGCAATGG gcCTGTGTTAGTGTGTGCTCCAAGTAACATTGCTGTAGATCAGTTGACAGAGAAGATCCATCAGACTGGTCTGAAAGTGGTTCGGCTGTGTGCTAAAAGCCGTGAGGCAATTGACTCACCTGTATCCTTCTTGGCACTGCATAACCAGATCAGAAACATGGATAG CATGCCAGAGCTTCAGAAGCTGCAACAACTTAAAGATGAAACTGGAGAACTGTCATCTGCCGATGAGAAACGCTACCGTGCGCTGAAACGAACAGCAGAGCGTGAATTGCTCATG AATGCAGATGTGATCTGTTGCACGTGTGTGGGAGCTGGTGATCCAAGGCTTGCAAAAATGCAGTTCCGCTCCATTCTGATCGATGAAAGCACCCAGGCCACTGAGCCAGAGTGCATGGTGCCAGTTGTGCTGGGAGCAAAGCAG cttATTCTTGTAGGTGACCACTGCCAGCTGGGGCCTGTTGTGATGTGTAAGAAAGCTGCCAAGGCAGGCCTGTCTCAGTCCCTGTTTGagaggctggtggtgctggggatTCGCCCCATCCGCCTGCAGGTGCAGTACCGCATGCACCCAGCCCTGAGTGCTTTCCCATCCAACATCTTCTATGAGGGTTCGCTCCAGAATGGTGTCACTGCAG CTGACCGTGTGAAGAAAGGGTTTGATTTCCAGTGGCCGCAGCCAGACAAGCCAATGTTTTTCTATGTTACACAAGGGCAGGAAGAAATCGCCAGCTCGGGCACCTCTTACTTGAACAG aacgGAAGCTGCCAACGTGGAGAAGATAACTACAAAGCTTTTGAAAGCTGGTGCCAAACCTGATCAGATTGGCATTATTACTCCTTATGAAGGCCAGCGATCTTATCTGGTGCAGTACATGCAGTTCAGTGGTTCCTTGCATACAAAACTTTACCAG GAAGTAGAAATTGCAAGCGTGGATGCCTTCCAAGGACGAGAGAAGGACTTTATTATCCTGTCTTGTGTGAGGGCCAACGAACACCAAGGGATAGGATTTCTGAATGACCCCAGGCGTCTTAATGTGGCTCTTACAAGAGCAAG GTATGGGGTAATTATTGTTGGGAACCCGAAAGCTCTGTCTAAACAACCACTTTGGAATCACCTGCTGAATTACTACAAGGAGCAGAAGGTTCTGGTGGAGGGACCACTGAATAACCTCCGGGAGAGCCTCATGCAATTCAGCAAGCCCCGAAAACTTGTCAACACCATCAACCCA GGCGCCCGCTTCATGACCACTGCCATGTATGATGCACGTGAAGCTATTATTCCAGGATCCGTCTATGACCGGAGCAGTCAAG GGCGCCCATCCAACATGTACTTCCAAACCCACGACCAGATCGGGATGATCAGTGCAGGCCCCAGCCACGTCACTGCTATGAACATTCCCATCCCCTTCAACCTCGTgatgcccccaatgcccccaccAGGGTACTTTGGGCAGGCCAACGGCCCGGCTGCAG GACGTGGGGCACCCAAAGGGAAGACCGGTCGTGGTGGGCGCCAGAAAAATCGTTTTGGGATTCCTGGAACGAGTCAATCAAACCTTCCCAATAGCCAGGCGAGCCAAGACGTGGTGTCCCAGCCCTTCTCCCAGGGTCCACTGACTCAGGGCTATATCTCCATGAGTCAGCCATCTCAGATGAGTCAGCCTGGGCTCTCCCAACCAGAATTATCACAG GACAGTTACCTTGGTGATGAGTTCAAGTCTCAGATTGACGTGGCGCTGTCACAGGACTCCACCTACCAGGGGGAACGCGCGTATCAACATGGCGGAGTGACGGGACTGTCACAGTATTAG
- the UPF1 gene encoding regulator of nonsense transcripts 1 isoform X2: MSVEAYGPSSQTLTFLDTEEAELLGADTQGSEFEFTDFTLPSQTQTPPGAGQAGPGQAQGAPGAGQGPAGPIEAQVNGPDGILQNGAVDDNVAKTSQLLAELNFEEDEEDTYYTKDLPVHACSYCGIHDPACVVYCNTSKKWFCNGRGNTSGSHIVNHLVRAKCKEVTLHKDGPLGETVLECYNCGCRNVFLLGFIPAKADSVVVLLCRQPCASQSSLKDINWDSSQWQPLIQDRCFLSWLVKIPSEQEQLRARQITAQQINKLEELWKENPSATLEDLEKPGVDEEPQHVLLRYEDAYQYQNIFGPLVKLEADYDKKLKESQTQDNITVRWDLGLNKKRIAYFTLPKTDSDMRLMQGDEICLRYKGDLAPLWKGIGHVIKVPDNYGDEIAIELRSSVGAPVEVTHNFQVDFVWKSTSFDRMQSALKTFAVDETSVSGYIYHKLLGHEVEDVIIKCQLPKRFTAQGLPDLNHSQVYAVKTVLQRPLSLIQGPPGTGKTVTSATIVYHLARQGNGPVLVCAPSNIAVDQLTEKIHQTGLKVVRLCAKSREAIDSPVSFLALHNQIRNMDSMPELQKLQQLKDETGELSSADEKRYRALKRTAERELLMNADVICCTCVGAGDPRLAKMQFRSILIDESTQATEPECMVPVVLGAKQLILVGDHCQLGPVVMCKKAAKAGLSQSLFERLVVLGIRPIRLQVQYRMHPALSAFPSNIFYEGSLQNGVTAADRVKKGFDFQWPQPDKPMFFYVTQGQEEIASSGTSYLNRTEAANVEKITTKLLKAGAKPDQIGIITPYEGQRSYLVQYMQFSGSLHTKLYQEVEIASVDAFQGREKDFIILSCVRANEHQGIGFLNDPRRLNVALTRARYGVIIVGNPKALSKQPLWNHLLNYYKEQKVLVEGPLNNLRESLMQFSKPRKLVNTINPGARFMTTAMYDAREAIIPGSVYDRSSQGRPSNMYFQTHDQIGMISAGPSHVTAMNIPIPFNLVMPPMPPPGYFGQANGPAAGRGAPKGKTGRGGRQKNRFGIPGTSQSNLPNSQASQDVVSQPFSQGPLTQGYISMSQPSQMSQPGLSQPELSQDSYLGDEFKSQIDVALSQDSTYQGERAYQHGGVTGLSQY; the protein is encoded by the exons ATGAGCGTGGAAGCGTACGGCCCCAGCTCGCAGACCCTCACCTTCCTGGACACGGAGGAGGCCGAGCTGCTCGGCGCCGACACGCAGGGCTCCGAGTTCGAGTTCACCGACTTCACCCTCCCCAGCCAGACCCAAACCCCGCCCGGAGCCGGGCAGGCGGGGCCCGGCCAGGCCCAAGGCGCTCCGGGAGCGGGACAGGGCCCTGCAGGCCCCATCGAGGCCCAG GTTAATGGACCTGATGGCATTCTGCAGAACGGAGCAGTGGATGATAACGTCGCTAAAACCAGCCAGCTTCTGGCAGAGCTGAACtttgaagaagatgaagaagataCTTACTATACAAAGGATCTTCCCGTGCATGCTTGCAG TTACTGTGGTATCCATGACCCTGCCTGCGTGGTTTACTGCAACACCAGCAAAAAGTGGTTCTGTAATGGGCGTGGAAATACATCTGGCAG CCACATCGTCAACCATCTGGTGAGAGCGAAGTGCAAGGAGGTGACTCTCCATAAAGATGGGCCTCTAGGAGAGACTGTCCTGGAATGTTACAACTGCGGGTGTCGTAATGTGTTTCTCCTTGGCTTTATTCCAGCTAAGGCAGACTCTGTGGTTGTTTTGCTGTGCAG GCAGCCATGTGCAAGTCAGAGCAGTTTAAAGGATATTAACTGGGACAGTTCACAGTGGCAGCCTCTTATCCAAGATCGCTGTTTCCTCTCGTGGCTGGTAAAGATTCCAtctgagcaggagcagctgagagcacGTCAGATTACAGCTCAGCAGATCAACAAACTGGAAGAACTCTGGAAG GAAAATCCATCTGCAACCCTTGAGGACTTAGAGAAGCCTGGTGTTGATGAAGAGCCACAGCACGTCCTGCTTAGATACGAAGATGCTTATCAATACCAAAATATATTTGGTCCTCTAGTCAAGCTTGAGGCAGACTATGACAAGAAGCTTAAGGAGTCTCAG ACCCAAGATAACATCACAGTCAGATGGGACCTGGGCTTGAATAAGAAAAGAATTGCTTATTTCACTCTGCCAAAGACTGATTCAG ATATGCGTCTTATGCAAGGAGATGAGATCTGCTTGAGGTACAAAGGAGACCTGGCCCCTCTGTGGAAAGGAATCGGCCATGTCATCAAAGTTCCTGATA ATTATGGTGATGAGATTGCCATCGAGCTGAGGAGCAGCGTTGGAGCCCCCGTGGAGGTTACTCATAACTTCCAAGTGGATTTTGTGTGGAAGTCTACTTCATTTGACAG AATGCagagtgctttaaaaacatttgctgtGGATGAGACTTCGGTGTCAGGATACATCTATCACAAACTGTTGGGCCACGAGGTGGAAGATGTAATTATTAAATGCCAGTTGCCAAAGCGCTTTACAGCACAAGGACTTCCTGATCTCAACCATTCTCAG GTTTATGCTGTGAAGACCGTCCTGCAGCGTCCTCTGAGCCTTATCCAGGGTCCCCCTGGTACTGGAAAAACAGTGACATCAGCTACCATTGTCTATCATCTGGCTAGACAGGGCAATGG gcCTGTGTTAGTGTGTGCTCCAAGTAACATTGCTGTAGATCAGTTGACAGAGAAGATCCATCAGACTGGTCTGAAAGTGGTTCGGCTGTGTGCTAAAAGCCGTGAGGCAATTGACTCACCTGTATCCTTCTTGGCACTGCATAACCAGATCAGAAACATGGATAG CATGCCAGAGCTTCAGAAGCTGCAACAACTTAAAGATGAAACTGGAGAACTGTCATCTGCCGATGAGAAACGCTACCGTGCGCTGAAACGAACAGCAGAGCGTGAATTGCTCATG AATGCAGATGTGATCTGTTGCACGTGTGTGGGAGCTGGTGATCCAAGGCTTGCAAAAATGCAGTTCCGCTCCATTCTGATCGATGAAAGCACCCAGGCCACTGAGCCAGAGTGCATGGTGCCAGTTGTGCTGGGAGCAAAGCAG cttATTCTTGTAGGTGACCACTGCCAGCTGGGGCCTGTTGTGATGTGTAAGAAAGCTGCCAAGGCAGGCCTGTCTCAGTCCCTGTTTGagaggctggtggtgctggggatTCGCCCCATCCGCCTGCAGGTGCAGTACCGCATGCACCCAGCCCTGAGTGCTTTCCCATCCAACATCTTCTATGAGGGTTCGCTCCAGAATGGTGTCACTGCAG CTGACCGTGTGAAGAAAGGGTTTGATTTCCAGTGGCCGCAGCCAGACAAGCCAATGTTTTTCTATGTTACACAAGGGCAGGAAGAAATCGCCAGCTCGGGCACCTCTTACTTGAACAG aacgGAAGCTGCCAACGTGGAGAAGATAACTACAAAGCTTTTGAAAGCTGGTGCCAAACCTGATCAGATTGGCATTATTACTCCTTATGAAGGCCAGCGATCTTATCTGGTGCAGTACATGCAGTTCAGTGGTTCCTTGCATACAAAACTTTACCAG GAAGTAGAAATTGCAAGCGTGGATGCCTTCCAAGGACGAGAGAAGGACTTTATTATCCTGTCTTGTGTGAGGGCCAACGAACACCAAGGGATAGGATTTCTGAATGACCCCAGGCGTCTTAATGTGGCTCTTACAAGAGCAAG GTATGGGGTAATTATTGTTGGGAACCCGAAAGCTCTGTCTAAACAACCACTTTGGAATCACCTGCTGAATTACTACAAGGAGCAGAAGGTTCTGGTGGAGGGACCACTGAATAACCTCCGGGAGAGCCTCATGCAATTCAGCAAGCCCCGAAAACTTGTCAACACCATCAACCCA GGCGCCCGCTTCATGACCACTGCCATGTATGATGCACGTGAAGCTATTATTCCAGGATCCGTCTATGACCGGAGCAGTCAAG GGCGCCCATCCAACATGTACTTCCAAACCCACGACCAGATCGGGATGATCAGTGCAGGCCCCAGCCACGTCACTGCTATGAACATTCCCATCCCCTTCAACCTCGTgatgcccccaatgcccccaccAGGGTACTTTGGGCAGGCCAACGGCCCGGCTGCAG GACGTGGGGCACCCAAAGGGAAGACCGGTCGTGGTGGGCGCCAGAAAAATCGTTTTGGGATTCCTGGAACGAGTCAATCAAACCTTCCCAATAGCCAGGCGAGCCAAGACGTGGTGTCCCAGCCCTTCTCCCAGGGTCCACTGACTCAGGGCTATATCTCCATGAGTCAGCCATCTCAGATGAGTCAGCCTGGGCTCTCCCAACCAGAATTATCACAG GACAGTTACCTTGGTGATGAGTTCAAGTCTCAGATTGACGTGGCGCTGTCACAGGACTCCACCTACCAGGGGGAACGCGCGTATCAACATGGCGGAGTGACGGGACTGTCACAGTATTAG
- the GDF1 gene encoding embryonic growth/differentiation factor 1 gives MWPLPVHASFGAGVAWALLTVSLGMDLSLQESLLLKSLGLSVKPSPKIPIPVPSVLWRIFQKRKSSPATNRDPVDGCRVEEFNVPGNIIRVFADQGHFIHSTQPHPLLCLQKRLYFNLSVLEEGERLTMAQLELKFSHNSYHSPGWGQGFELRLYLSCQVPLRGTPSLEGGRKLLVEQSFARLHKSLLFNLSDVAKDWTTHSRNLGLILEIAVSGDGASAPLSAGPQGLCAGIDSFLDASLLVVTLSQQCGASRRRRSAYNVPVTPSNLCKPRRLYISFSDVGWENWIIAPQGYMANYCLGECPFPLTAELNSTNHAILQTMVHSLDPEGTPQPCCVPVRLSPISILYYDNSDNVVLRHYEDMVVDECGCR, from the exons ATGTGGCCTCTCCCTGTGCATGCCAGCTTTGGAGCTGGCGTCGCCTGGGCTCTCCTTACTGTGAGTCTGGGGATGGATTTAAGCTTACAGGAAAGTTTGCTGTTAAAATCCCTGGGTCTGAGCGTGAAGCccagccccaaaatccccattccGGTGCCATCCGTTCTCTGGCGGATCTTCCAGAAGAGAAAGAGCTCTCCTGCAACAAACAGAGACCCGGTGGATGGTTGTAGAGTGGAGGAGTTTAACGTCCCTGGGAACATCATCCGTGTCTTCGCTGACCAAG GCCACTTCattcacagcacacagccccatccgctgctgtgtctgcagaaGCGTCTGTACTTTAACCtctctgtgctggaggagggTGAGCGCCTGACGATGGCTCAGCTGGAGCTCAAGTTCAGCCACAACTCGTACCACAGCCCCGGCTGGGGGCAGGGCTTTGAGCTGCGGCTGTACCTCAGCTGCCAGGTGCCACTGAGGGGGACGCCGTCCCTGGAGGGAGGCCGCAAGCTGCTGGTGGAGCAGTCCTTCGCCCGCCTGCACAAGTCTCTGCTCTTCAACCTGAGCGATGTGGCAAAGGACTGGACAACTCACAGCAGGAACCTGGGCTTGATCCTGGAGATCGCGGTGAGCGGAGACGGAGCCTCAGCCCCGCTGAGCGCAGGGCCACAGGGCCTCTGTGCCGGCATCGACTCGTTCCTGGATGCCTCTCTCCTGGTGGTGACCCTCAGCCAGCAGTGCGGGGCatccaggaggaggaggagcgcTTACAACGTCCCCGTCACACCGAGCAACCTCTGCAAGCCCCGGCGCCTTTACATCAGCTTCAGTGACGTCGGCTGGGAGAACTGGATCATCGCCCCGCAGGGCTACATGGCCAACTACTGCCTGGGCGAGTGCCCCTTCCCCCTGACAGCTGAGCTCAACAGCACCAACCACGCCATCCTGCAGACCATGGTGCACTCACTGGACCCGGAGGGGacaccccagccctgctgcgTCCCCGTCAGGCTGTCCCCCATCTCCATCCTCTACTATGACAACAGTGACAACGTGGTGCTGAGGCACTACGAGGACATGGTGGTGGATGAGTGTGGCTGCAGATAG